From a single Sulfolobus sp. E5-1-F genomic region:
- a CDS encoding acryloyl-coenzyme A reductase: MKAVVVPGKQKGYKIEEVPDPIPGKDEVVIRVNRAALCYRDLLQLQGFYPRMKYPVILGHEVVGTIEQIGENVKGFKEGDKVISLLYAPDGTCHYCQIGEEAYCHSRLGYSEELDGFFAEKAKIKVTSLVKVGTNVLDEGAVLVPCITGMVYRSLRRAKLQKGETVLVTGASGGVGIHAIQVAKALGAKVIGVTTSEEKAAFIRKLADHVIVGSKFSEEAKKISDVNVVIDTVGTPTIDESLKSLWMGGRLIQIGNVDPTQIYQLRLGYIILKDIEVIGHASATKRDAEETLKLTGEGKINPVVAAVVELNEIDKGYEILKDKHKIGKVLVKP, translated from the coding sequence ATGAAAGCCGTAGTGGTTCCGGGTAAGCAAAAAGGATATAAGATAGAAGAAGTCCCAGATCCAATCCCAGGGAAAGATGAAGTTGTAATTAGAGTAAATAGAGCGGCATTATGTTATAGAGATCTATTACAACTACAAGGTTTTTATCCAAGAATGAAATATCCAGTAATCTTAGGACATGAGGTAGTTGGTACAATAGAACAAATTGGAGAGAACGTTAAAGGCTTTAAAGAAGGTGATAAGGTAATTTCACTTCTTTATGCACCTGATGGAACTTGCCATTATTGTCAAATTGGCGAGGAAGCGTATTGCCACTCAAGATTAGGTTATTCAGAGGAATTAGACGGCTTCTTTGCTGAAAAAGCAAAGATAAAAGTTACGAGTCTAGTAAAAGTTGGCACTAACGTTCTAGACGAGGGAGCAGTTTTAGTACCTTGCATAACTGGAATGGTTTATAGAAGCTTGAGAAGGGCAAAGTTGCAAAAGGGGGAAACAGTTCTAGTCACAGGAGCTAGTGGTGGTGTTGGTATTCATGCTATACAAGTAGCGAAAGCACTTGGTGCTAAAGTGATAGGAGTAACTACATCAGAGGAAAAAGCCGCTTTCATAAGGAAATTGGCTGACCATGTAATAGTAGGTAGTAAATTCTCAGAAGAGGCAAAGAAGATAAGTGATGTAAATGTAGTTATTGACACAGTAGGAACGCCAACAATAGATGAAAGTCTGAAAAGTTTATGGATGGGGGGTAGACTGATACAAATAGGTAACGTCGATCCAACTCAGATATATCAACTAAGGCTAGGATACATTATACTGAAAGATATAGAAGTAATAGGCCATGCGTCTGCAACTAAGAGGGATGCAGAAGAGACTCTCAAGTTAACTGGAGAAGGAAAAATAAATCCCGTGGTCGCTGCAGTAGTAGAGCTGAATGAGATAGATAAGGGATATGAAATACTAAAGGATAAGCATAAGATTGGGAAGGTACTAGTAAAGCCTTAA